Genomic segment of Kingella negevensis:
TTTATTACAAGTCTGTCAAATATTTTTTCAGACTGCGGTTTCAGGCTGTGTGAATTTTAGCGAATAATACTGCGTTGTGATGTATGCAAAAAGTCGCTCAAAATCAATAATTCGCTGTTTTCTTTCGCCATTTCTGCAATTTTGGCTTTGGCTTCTTCCAATGGCAAATCTTGCATATAAATCGCTTTATAGGCTTTTTTCACGTTGGCGATTTGCTCAGCAGAAAAACCATTGCGGCGCATGCCTTCGCTGTTTAAACCAGCTGGCTCGGCGCGATAGCCTGATGCCATGAAATACGGTGGTACGTCTTTGTGAACGCCTGCTGCGAAGGCAGTCATCGCATACGCACCAACGCGGCAGAATTGGAACACCAGCGTGTAACCACCCAACACAACGTAATCGCCAATTTCAACGTGTCCTGCCAAGCTGGAATTGTTGGCGAAAATGGTGTGGTTGCCAATCACGCAATCGTGCGCCAAGTGACAATACGCCATAATCCAGTTGTCATCACCCACGCGTGTTTCGCCGATGCCTGTTACTGTGCCTGTGTTGAACGTGGTGAATTCGCGAATGGTGTTGCCGTTGCCGATGATAAGTTTTGTGGGTTCATCGCGGTATTTTTTGTCTTGCGGTTGTGCGCCCAAGCTGGCGAATTGGAAGATTTTGTTGTTTTCGCCGATTGTGGTGTGTCCTTCAATCACGGTGTGCGCGCCAATTTCTGTGCCTGCGCCAATTTGCACATTCGCGCCAATCACGGTGTACGGGCCGACTTTCACGCTGCTGTCTAGCTCGGCTTTTGGGTCGATAATCGCGGTAGGGTGAATTAAATTACTCATCTTATTTTTCCTTTTGGGAATATTTTTTCAGGCTGCAAATATTGAATGCAGCCTGAAACTTTACATTGCGACTTTACGTTTCGCGCACATGATTTCAGCTTCAACCGCTAATTCGTCGCCCACAAACGCTTTGGCTGCAAATTTGCCAATACCGCGTTTGCTTTGCAACAGTTCAATTTTGAAGACCAGTTGGTCGCCAGGAATGACTTGGCGTTTGAAGCGTGCGTTATCAATGCCTGCAAAGAAGAAGATTTCATCTGGCTTACGTCCGCCTTCACTCAAAATAGCTAATGCGCCGCATGCTTGCGCCATCGCTTCAATAATCAATACACCTGGCATTACGGGAAATTCAGGAAAATGTCCTGTGAATTGTGGTTCGTTAATGCTCACATTTTTCAATGCGGTTAAAGTTTTGCCGCTTTCAAATTCTGTAATGCGGTCAATCAACATAAAAGGGTAGCGATGGGGAATCAGTTTTTGAATTTCTTTTGCTTCAATCGGTAGAGTAATGTTCATTTTTTTATACAATCTTTTTATAGTAAATTCAAAATAAAATTGTGCAATTCTAATTTTATCTTTAAGGTTCATAAAATGGCATATTCAATTGATTTACGAGAAAAAGCATTAAATTGTTACAAGCAATGTAACAATGCAAGTAAAGTTGCCAAAACCTATGGTATCTCAAGAAATACGCTTTACCTTTGGATTAAATTAGAAGAACAAACAGGTAGCCTGAAACATCAAGTCAAAGGGCAAAATGCCACTAAATTGGATACGCAAGCACTCAAACAATATATTGAACAAAATCCTGATGCTTATCTCTATGAAAGGACTGAAATGTTTAGTTGCTCCACATCAACTATTTTTTTATGCGCTCAAAAAATTAGGTATCACGCGTAAAAAAAGACCACCACTTACAAAGAACAAGACCCAGAAAAAGTAGCTCATTATTTAGCTCAGTTAGCCCAATTTTCTGACTACCCGCTTGTTTATTTGAATGAAACAGGATTTGATACCTATTTCTTTCGTCCGTATGCTCGTAGTCTGAAAGGGAAAATTGTTAAAACCAAGATAAGCGGTAGAAAATACCAACGCTTATCATTAGTTGCAGCGCAAATTGGGCAAAATTTAATTGCGCCAATGATTTATCAAAATACAATGACCAGCGATTTTTTTGAAGCATGGTTTGAAACTATGCTATTGCCCAATTTACCTGAAAAGTCATTGATTATTTTAGATAATGCTAGATTTTACAGAATGGGTATTCTGCAAGAAATGGGGCATCATTTGGGGTATAAAATGCTACCGCTTGCACCTTATTCGCCTGAATTAAATCCAATAGAAAAAACATGGGCAAATATTAAGAAATATATGCGTTCAATTTTGCCTAGTTATGATAATTTCACAGATGCGTTACTGTCCTATTTTAATTAATTATATTTATCAATGGAAGCCTGAAAAATGTTTCAGGCTGCAAATGTTTTATGTTTCATGTGAAACATGATTTATACAGTTTATCTTGCTTTCAACGCTTCCGTTAATTGCGGCACAATTTCAAACAAATCGCCAACAATCCCAAAATCTGCCACATTGAAAATCTGCGCATCAGGGTCTTTATTGATTGCTACAACGGTTTTACTGCCTTGCATACCCGCCGTGTGCTGAATTGCACCCGAAATACCCACCGCAATATACAAATCAGGCGCAACAATCTTGCCTGTTTGACCCACTTGGCAATCATTCGCCACATATTCTGCGTCCACCGCCGCACGGCTCGCGCCAATCGCTGCGCCCAACACATCAGCCAACGGGTTCAACACCGCGCTAAATTGTTCCGCGCTGCCCAAAGCACGTCCGCCAGCCACCACCACACGCGCTTGCGTTAATTCAGGACGGTCAGACGTTTGCAATTCACGCGACACAAAACGGCTCAAGCTTTGCGCAGAAGTGCTTGATACAAAAACAATTTCTGCTGAACCACCTTGGCTCGCCACATCAAACGCACTCGCACGAATCGTCAAAACCAATTTTGCTTCATCACTTTGAACCGTTGTGAACACATTGCCAGCGTAAGTTGGACGAACAAAGGTTTTGTTATCCACAATCTCAGTTAAATCAGATATTTGCGAACAATCCAACAACGCAGCCACACGTGGCATCACGTTTTTACCAAACGCGCTCGCTGCCGCCAAAACGTGTGCATAAGG
This window contains:
- the lpxA gene encoding acyl-ACP--UDP-N-acetylglucosamine O-acyltransferase, producing MSNLIHPTAIIDPKAELDSSVKVGPYTVIGANVQIGAGTEIGAHTVIEGHTTIGENNKIFQFASLGAQPQDKKYRDEPTKLIIGNGNTIREFTTFNTGTVTGIGETRVGDDNWIMAYCHLAHDCVIGNHTIFANNSSLAGHVEIGDYVVLGGYTLVFQFCRVGAYAMTAFAAGVHKDVPPYFMASGYRAEPAGLNSEGMRRNGFSAEQIANVKKAYKAIYMQDLPLEEAKAKIAEMAKENSELLILSDFLHTSQRSIIR
- the fabZ gene encoding 3-hydroxyacyl-ACP dehydratase FabZ, which codes for MNITLPIEAKEIQKLIPHRYPFMLIDRITEFESGKTLTALKNVSINEPQFTGHFPEFPVMPGVLIIEAMAQACGALAILSEGGRKPDEIFFFAGIDNARFKRQVIPGDQLVFKIELLQSKRGIGKFAAKAFVGDELAVEAEIMCAKRKVAM
- a CDS encoding electron transfer flavoprotein subunit alpha/FixB family protein, producing MTVLVLVEHNNQALNPVTLHAVAAAQKLGEVHVLVAGSGSLKVAEQASQIAGVAKVLHADAAHLGEGLAEEIAAQIVALAEPYAHVLAAASAFGKNVMPRVAALLDCSQISDLTEIVDNKTFVRPTYAGNVFTTVQSDEAKLVLTIRASAFDVASQGGSAEIVFVSSTSAQSLSRFVSRELQTSDRPELTQARVVVAGGRALGSAEQFSAVLNPLADVLGAAIGASRAAVDAEYVANDCQVGQTGKIVAPDLYIAVGISGAIQHTAGMQGSKTVVAINKDPDAQIFNVADFGIVGDLFEIVPQLTEALKAR